From the Opitutia bacterium genome, one window contains:
- the pheS gene encoding phenylalanine--tRNA ligase subunit alpha, whose translation MQDTLNALLAKAPAELAALKSRAEFEAAKARYVGPNGEFTALMKQLGTVPKEQRPVMGKLINEAKGQLQAQLDATLARIADAEIAAQLGPAVDPTLPSPDAGPGTYHPLTQVREEMCRIMRKAGFTVVEGPEVETEYYCFDALNTAPDHPARDAQDTFYFPEAARFGNVSRKVDGEKYLLRTHTSSVQIRTMLKGQPPIRVISPGRVYRRDTTDATHSANFHQLEGLYVDKNVTVRDLKAMLDYIFASLLGKGTTTRFRPHYFSYTEPSFEVDLSAKHLPKVNKEWIEIGGCGMVDPAVFEAVGYDPNVWSGYAFGMGLERLAMLVYGIDDIRYFYQNDVRFLKQFA comes from the coding sequence ATGCAAGACACCCTGAACGCCCTCCTCGCCAAGGCGCCCGCGGAACTCGCGGCGCTGAAGTCGCGCGCCGAATTCGAGGCCGCGAAGGCCCGCTACGTCGGCCCCAACGGCGAGTTCACCGCCTTGATGAAGCAGCTCGGCACCGTGCCGAAGGAGCAGCGCCCCGTCATGGGCAAGCTCATCAACGAGGCCAAAGGCCAGCTGCAAGCCCAGCTCGACGCCACGCTCGCGCGCATCGCCGACGCCGAGATCGCCGCGCAACTCGGGCCCGCCGTCGATCCGACGCTCCCGTCGCCCGACGCCGGCCCCGGCACTTACCACCCGCTCACGCAGGTGCGCGAAGAGATGTGCCGCATCATGCGCAAGGCCGGCTTCACGGTCGTCGAAGGCCCCGAGGTCGAGACGGAGTATTACTGCTTCGATGCGCTCAACACCGCGCCCGATCACCCGGCCCGCGATGCGCAGGACACCTTCTATTTCCCCGAGGCCGCGCGCTTCGGCAACGTCTCGCGCAAAGTCGACGGCGAGAAATACCTCCTCCGCACGCACACCTCGTCGGTGCAAATCCGCACCATGCTCAAGGGCCAGCCGCCCATCCGCGTGATCTCGCCCGGCCGCGTCTACCGCCGCGACACCACCGACGCCACGCACAGCGCCAATTTCCACCAGCTCGAGGGCCTCTACGTCGACAAGAACGTCACCGTCCGCGACCTGAAGGCGATGCTCGACTACATCTTCGCCTCGCTGCTCGGCAAAGGCACGACGACGCGCTTCCGTCCGCACTACTTCAGCTACACCGAGCCGTCCTTCGAGGTCGACCTCTCCGCCAAGCACCTCCCGAAGGTGAACAAGGAATGGATCGAGATCGGCGGCTGCGGCATGGTTGATCCCGCCGTGTTCGAAGCGGTCGGCTACGACCCCAACGTCTGGAGCGGCTACGCTTTCGGCATGGGCCTCGAGCGCCTCGCGATGCTGGTCTACGGCATCGATGACATCCGTTACTTCTACCAGAACGACGTCCGCTTCCTGAAACAATTTGCCTGA